In one Carettochelys insculpta isolate YL-2023 chromosome 6, ASM3395843v1, whole genome shotgun sequence genomic region, the following are encoded:
- the AP4S1 gene encoding AP-4 complex subunit sigma-1 isoform X3, giving the protein MIKFFLMVNKQGQTRLSRYYEHVEIPKRTMLEAAVIKKCLSRSKEQCSFIEYKDFKLVYRQYAALFIVVGISETENEMAIYELIHNFVEVLDRYFSRVSELDVSFPVSPPIHLSHFVFLFLLP; this is encoded by the exons ATGATAAAGTTTTTCCTCATGGTGAACAAACAAGGTCAAACAAGACTCTCCAGGTATTATGAACATGTGGAAATTCCTAAACGGACAATGCTGGAAGCTGCAGTAATCAAAAAGTGCCTTTCCCGTTCAAAAGAGCaa TGTTCTTTCATTGAATATAAGGATTTTAAGCTGGTGTATCGACAATATGCAGCACTTTTCATAGTGGTTGGAATCAGTGAAACAGAG AATGAGATGGCCATATATGAACTAATTCATAATTTTGTGGAGGTTTTGGACAGATATTTCAGCAGAGTG aGTGAATTAGATGTATCCTTTCCAGTATCACCACCAATCCATTTGTCACATTTTGTGTTTCTGTTCTTACTGCCTTGA
- the AP4S1 gene encoding AP-4 complex subunit sigma-1 isoform X2, which translates to MIKFFLMVNKQGQTRLSRYYEHVEIPKRTMLEAAVIKKCLSRSKEQCSFIEYKDFKLVYRQYAALFIVVGISETENEMAIYELIHNFVEVLDRYFSRVTYPKSDPSPGQRGLGAIPCRVHQLHHVPSVTVHKDQYTLPE; encoded by the exons ATGATAAAGTTTTTCCTCATGGTGAACAAACAAGGTCAAACAAGACTCTCCAGGTATTATGAACATGTGGAAATTCCTAAACGGACAATGCTGGAAGCTGCAGTAATCAAAAAGTGCCTTTCCCGTTCAAAAGAGCaa TGTTCTTTCATTGAATATAAGGATTTTAAGCTGGTGTATCGACAATATGCAGCACTTTTCATAGTGGTTGGAATCAGTGAAACAGAG AATGAGATGGCCATATATGAACTAATTCATAATTTTGTGGAGGTTTTGGACAGATATTTCAGCAGAGTG acataccctaaaagtgatccctctcctggccAAAGAGGGCTGGGTGCAATTCCTTGTAGAGTCCATCAGCTCCATCATGTGCCATCAGTAACTGTACATAAAGACCAGTATACCCTCCCAG aGTGA